Proteins co-encoded in one Medicago truncatula cultivar Jemalong A17 chromosome 8, MtrunA17r5.0-ANR, whole genome shotgun sequence genomic window:
- the LOC112420269 gene encoding uncharacterized protein: MTGPPTTLHLFRAYVLYLIGSRIMPNNSGNLVHLSFLQLLDKSPEEVGQYSWGSACLATLYRSLCDGAIYGNTEMPGCTILLQAWAWSRMSCLAPVPRIPPQAHAQLPLANIWLEHGNKFVENPRHNLVCTRLKIDTMTYDQFSWRPYVNFNYSNEEESQIWSANTYLICFQIVERHQTDRVRLQFGLPQHPPSLPENLKDFHKINLSKDRIKGSWGDKHHRQVQNWNQRHQLALHSVRYNHEVYPNRQYFAWYWEFFGDYLWLSREVLLSNPRQACASILPGLPRDYPAVPQAYTVPDENMWSNTPPPTNFDQTFNPSTNYNYNQTYQSPPQPTNQILHNTPIPYPSYSQQSHHGESSRTSNYSFDDYNPTQYTTQTGYPDQSQYSSFNLPTPPHFVNYPQTSYAPQWPNSQTNPIENLAAGFNDDNFVNEIWTNSASQMQNEVAMETNDDAEILDEDVEEEDEAEEQHQRPGILPL, from the exons ATGACAGGTCCCCCCACAACTCTACATTTGTTTAGAGCCTATGTCTTATACTTGATAGGCTCTCGAATAATGCCTAATAATAGTGGTAATCTTGTACATTTGTCGTTTTTGCAATTGTTGGATAAATCACCTGAGGAGGTTGGACAGTATAGTTGGGGTTCAGCTTGTTTGGCCACGCTATATAGATCCTTGTGTGACGGTGCAATATATGGCAATACCGAAATGCCTGGGTGCACAATTCTCTTGCAAGCATGGGCGTGGTCAAGAATGTCATGCTTAGCTCCCGTGCCAAGGATACCCCCACAAGCTCATGCACAACTTCCGTTGGCAAATAT ATGGCTAGAACATGGTAATAAATTCGTGGAAAATCCTCGCCATAATCTCGTATGTACTCGTTTAAAAATCGACACCATGACATATGATCAG TTCTCCTGGAGGCCTTATGTCAACTTCAATTACAGCAACGAAGAAGAAAGCCAGATATGGTCTGCAAACACATATCTCATCTGTTTTCAGATTGTCGAGAGACATCAGACAGACAGAGTAAGGCTTCAATTTGGCTTACCGCAACACCCACCTTCCTTACcagaaaatttgaaagatttccACAAAATTAATTTGTCAAAAGATAGAATTAAAGGCTCGTGGGGAGATAAGCATCATCGTCAAGTCCAAAACTGGAACCAACGTCATCAATTAGCACTTCACAGCGTTCGGTATAACCATGAGGTTTATCCAAATCGTCAATATTTTGCATGGTATTGGGAATTTTTCGGAGATTATCTGTGGCTTTCTAGAGAAGTATTATTGTCAAACCCAAGGCAAGCATGTGCATCAATTTTACCAGGATTGCCGCGTGACTATCCTGCAGTCCCACAAGCTTATACGGTGCCAGATGAAAATATGTGGTCAAATACACCTCCACCCACTAACTTTGACCAAACCTTTAACCCATCCACCAACTACAACTACAACCAAACTTACCAATCACCGCCACAACCCACAAACCAAATCTTACATAACACCCCAATCCCATATCCAAGCTATTCTCAACAAAGTCATCATGGAGAAAGCTCTCGAACATCAAACTATTCATTTGATGACTACAATCCAACTCAATACACCACACAAACCGGTTATCCAGACCAATCACAATACTCCTCGTTCAACCTACCAACCCCTCCACACTTTGTCAACTATCCCCAAACAAGCTATGCACCTCAATGGCCAAATTCACAAACAAATCCCATAGAAAATCTGGCAGCAGGGTTTAATGACGATAACTTCGTTAATGAAATCTGGACCAATTCAGCTTCACAAATGCAAAATGAAGTCGCTATGGAAACTAACGATGATGCTGAAATTCTTGACGAGGATGTGGAAGAGGAAGACGAAGCGGAAGAGCAACACCAACGACCC